The following are encoded in a window of Pirellulales bacterium genomic DNA:
- a CDS encoding site-2 protease family protein, which translates to MRDLLGWNLSLGRWAGIQVRVHVFFLLLVVIALQLSWDDPRGELIVDAAVSLAVLFVSVLAHELGHCFAARRMGGRAEQIVLWPLGGLVSINLSHQPQEELVTAAAGPIVNLFICLATLPALALLGVDVRLLANPLVAPQTADGMSVIFALQLTAWINWLLVLVNLLPAYPLDGGRVLRSIVWQRKGYRTAVIVVARVAKATAVATWIAAWLVHSHYAYATLPLLLLGILLFFSAKQETDRLQDREVDEGVFGYDFSQGYTSLERNFTSTPRKSPGLLRQWLDGRREARRVRQQRTEEEDDRRVDEVLARLHEVGRDGLSDDDRALLDRVSARYRNRQRG; encoded by the coding sequence ATGCGAGACCTGCTCGGATGGAATCTTTCGCTGGGGCGGTGGGCCGGCATCCAGGTGCGCGTCCACGTCTTCTTTCTTTTGCTCGTCGTCATCGCGCTCCAGTTGAGCTGGGACGATCCACGCGGCGAGTTGATCGTTGATGCGGCCGTCAGCCTGGCCGTCCTGTTCGTGAGCGTGCTGGCGCACGAGCTCGGACACTGTTTCGCCGCCCGACGCATGGGCGGACGTGCCGAACAGATCGTGCTGTGGCCGCTGGGAGGATTGGTTTCGATCAACCTCTCGCATCAGCCGCAGGAAGAATTGGTCACCGCGGCGGCCGGTCCGATCGTGAACCTGTTCATCTGCCTGGCCACGCTGCCGGCATTGGCGCTTTTGGGCGTCGATGTGCGACTGCTTGCCAATCCGCTCGTCGCCCCGCAAACCGCGGACGGCATGAGCGTGATCTTTGCCTTGCAGCTCACGGCCTGGATCAACTGGCTATTGGTGCTGGTGAATTTGCTCCCCGCGTATCCGCTCGACGGCGGCCGCGTGTTGCGCAGCATCGTCTGGCAACGAAAGGGCTACCGAACGGCGGTCATCGTCGTGGCGCGCGTCGCCAAGGCGACGGCCGTCGCGACCTGGATCGCGGCCTGGCTCGTCCATTCGCATTATGCTTACGCGACGTTGCCGCTCTTGCTCTTGGGCATTCTGCTGTTCTTCAGCGCCAAACAAGAGACCGATCGCCTGCAGGATCGCGAGGTCGACGAGGGCGTTTTCGGCTACGATTTCTCGCAAGGTTATACGAGCCTGGAGCGCAATTTCACGAGCACCCCGCGAAAAAGCCCGGGCCTGTTGCGGCAATGGCTCGATGGCCGGCGCGAGGCGCGTCGCGTCCGCCAGCAACGCACCGAGGAAGAGGACGACCGTCGCGTAGACGAAGTTCTGGCCCGATTGCACGAGGTCGGCCGCGATGGGCTGTCCGACGATGATCGCGCCCTGCTCGATCGCGTCAGCGCCCGCTACCGCAATCGCCAGCGCGGATAG
- a CDS encoding glycine cleavage T C-terminal barrel domain-containing protein, translating into MNDSLRPLFDHAGAAYDAGNAAEPLHFGNWRAEYDALSGAAGLVDFSRRTQIELSGADRQSFLHNLCTNEVRRLAPGAGCEAFLCNAQGHTLALVNIFCGAETLVIETVPGEEGKLLAHLDRYLIREKVALRGRSDDWAELLLAGPAAAGLLQARSIAPPERLWDHVVAPIAGVDTSIRRVDISHPGGFLVSCARSAVAAVWNALREGGARPCGAQALEIARLEAGTPEYGRDLTDANLPQEVARDARAISFTKGCYIGQETVARLDALGHVNRTLCGVRFSGAEIPPVGTAFQDEAGKSLGLVTSAAFSPRCDAPLALAYVRRGSNTPGTRLMSPLGAAEVVALPIAAQ; encoded by the coding sequence ATGAACGACTCACTTCGACCGCTGTTTGACCACGCGGGCGCCGCGTACGACGCTGGCAATGCGGCCGAGCCGCTCCACTTCGGCAATTGGCGGGCCGAGTACGACGCCCTCTCCGGCGCCGCGGGCCTGGTCGATTTCAGCCGCCGCACGCAAATCGAACTCTCGGGCGCCGACCGCCAGTCGTTCTTGCACAATCTATGCACCAATGAAGTGCGCCGGCTTGCGCCCGGCGCCGGCTGCGAGGCGTTTCTGTGCAACGCGCAGGGGCACACCTTGGCGCTGGTCAATATTTTTTGCGGTGCCGAAACGCTGGTGATCGAAACCGTGCCCGGCGAAGAGGGGAAACTGCTGGCTCACTTGGACCGCTATTTGATCCGCGAAAAAGTCGCGTTGCGCGGTCGTAGCGACGATTGGGCGGAGCTGTTGCTGGCCGGGCCTGCGGCGGCCGGGTTGTTGCAAGCGCGCTCGATCGCGCCGCCCGAGCGATTGTGGGATCACGTCGTGGCGCCGATCGCTGGCGTCGACACATCGATCCGCCGGGTCGACATCTCGCATCCCGGCGGGTTTTTGGTTTCCTGCGCTCGTTCGGCCGTGGCCGCGGTATGGAACGCTCTGCGCGAGGGCGGTGCCCGGCCCTGCGGCGCGCAGGCGCTGGAAATCGCCCGCCTCGAAGCCGGCACTCCCGAATATGGCCGCGACCTTACAGACGCCAATTTGCCGCAAGAGGTGGCGCGAGACGCCCGGGCGATCAGCTTTACCAAAGGATGCTACATCGGCCAGGAAACCGTGGCCCGGCTCGATGCGCTGGGCCACGTGAATCGGACGCTTTGCGGCGTGCGATTCAGCGGTGCAGAAATTCCTCCCGTCGGCACCGCGTTCCAAGACGAAGCAGGCAAGTCGCTGGGCCTGGTAACGTCGGCCGCCTTTTCACCGCGATGCGATGCGCCGCTCGCGCTCGCCTACGTGCGCCGCGGATCAAACACGCCGGGCACCCGTCTCATGTCGCCGCTGGGCGCGGCCGAGGTTGTCGCGCTGCCGATCGCGGCGCAGTAA
- a CDS encoding lactate racemase domain-containing protein — protein sequence MTASIRYGTDASVELALPADRLIASCGTTKQPVLADVRTATAQALADPIGFPPLAQAVVPGDRVVLALDHDVPRGREIVSALFDCLVERGVQPADIHLLTTGADLSARNILPAAYRDQATVSTHDPDARDGLSYLAVGADDEPIYLNRLLCDADVVVPIGCLRCEPAIDYHGMFGGLFPTFSGRQTQDKLFARGIAHAARDEARCREKIQEVGWLLGVQFTVQVVPGPGGEVLQVLAGMPGDVFRQGQSACQRAWSCAVPRTAQLVIAAIDGPPSEQTWDNVARALATAQRVVAAGGAIALCTSLDESPGPNVQQVAELKDLRLALRVFGKRRASDSLPAVALVQALSESRVYLMSQLDESTVEELGVTPVASPAELTRLADRHASCILISHAQYAVATVGSE from the coding sequence ATGACTGCCAGCATCCGCTATGGGACGGACGCATCCGTCGAATTGGCCCTGCCCGCCGATCGGTTGATTGCTTCCTGCGGCACAACCAAGCAGCCGGTGCTCGCGGACGTCCGCACGGCCACGGCGCAGGCGTTGGCCGACCCGATTGGTTTTCCGCCGCTAGCACAAGCCGTAGTGCCGGGCGATCGTGTGGTTCTGGCGCTTGATCACGACGTGCCACGTGGCCGCGAGATCGTGAGCGCCTTGTTCGATTGCCTGGTCGAGCGCGGAGTGCAACCGGCGGATATCCACCTGCTGACGACCGGCGCGGACCTGAGCGCCCGCAACATTCTGCCGGCTGCTTATCGCGATCAGGCCACGGTCTCGACGCACGATCCCGACGCGCGCGACGGCTTGAGTTATCTCGCCGTGGGGGCCGACGACGAGCCGATTTACCTCAATCGGTTGCTGTGCGATGCCGACGTGGTCGTGCCGATCGGCTGCCTGCGCTGCGAGCCGGCGATCGACTATCACGGCATGTTCGGCGGACTGTTTCCGACGTTTTCGGGCCGGCAAACGCAGGACAAGCTTTTCGCCCGCGGCATCGCGCACGCGGCTCGGGACGAAGCCCGTTGCCGCGAGAAGATTCAGGAAGTCGGCTGGCTCTTGGGCGTGCAATTTACCGTGCAGGTGGTGCCGGGGCCCGGTGGCGAAGTACTACAGGTCTTGGCCGGCATGCCAGGCGATGTCTTTCGACAAGGACAGTCGGCTTGCCAGCGGGCCTGGTCGTGCGCGGTGCCGCGCACCGCGCAGTTAGTGATCGCCGCGATCGACGGTCCGCCGTCGGAGCAGACCTGGGACAACGTGGCCCGGGCCTTGGCCACGGCCCAGCGCGTCGTCGCCGCGGGTGGCGCGATCGCGCTGTGTACGTCGCTCGACGAGTCCCCAGGACCCAACGTGCAACAGGTGGCCGAATTGAAGGATCTTCGCCTGGCGCTGCGGGTTTTCGGCAAGCGACGGGCGAGCGATTCGCTTCCGGCCGTTGCGCTTGTGCAGGCACTCTCCGAATCGCGAGTCTACTTGATGAGCCAGCTCGATGAGTCAACGGTCGAAGAGCTGGGTGTTACGCCTGTGGCCAGCCCCGCCGAGCTGACGAGGCTGGCAGACCGGCACGCCTCGTGCATTTTGATTTCGCACGCGCAATACGCGGTAGCCACGGTGGGAAGCGAGTAA
- a CDS encoding redoxin domain-containing protein, with the protein MAHGPFRLTRSLTLILALPLVSAALATQGGCNRATSKPIAPPPTARQLLDRMVEAYRKAHSYADSGQLRLAYRKQGADLTTQTADESVTFVRPNKLRMHCYQAIVVCDGKQLRATVADLPGQVLDVPAPAELKREDLFTDEILSGVLTQGLAGESIQLALLMLDDPLKPILEGAEEPTLLPARELDGEECQRVEVKRGDGSVVFWIDQKDILRRLDYPTDELKKQISQHEQAHVSEVSLSCEFKGARFNDRIADVAFELAVPEDAKLVKRFQVQPEPMQKLLGQKIAAFEFLDLEGKPVTRDSLSGKVVVIDFWATWCGWCFKGLPNLQQVYDRYKDNDRVAFLTVSTDEVSVSNNDLTAAFDKANLHMPIARDVDQHARTMFDVQGLPTMFILAADGTVESIDVGFQPKLAVELPRKIDRLLAGDSLYQQALREHQARQQAFETSLESGNAGATDTVEIPKAHIAERSEPQQLKLQLLWHSDEATKPGNLLPVEQPGGEARIYVNDGWRTVVALNDKGQLAGQFQLDIPEEAAVSFLRTATDAQGQRYFAGSASAQQQLFVFDGEFRKILSFPEGEHAGISDLRLADMDGNGQVELSVGYWGTVGVQSVTLEGQRRWADRALENVFCLAVTGPSDGGRRGLWAADGRGMIVPIDDDGKDGSPISLNGRFLRWVALADLDGDGQTECCAIASTKIGVEAAVGLSPTGDLLWNYDLPVGAHANAALEMVAAGALGNSGKWVLAGSDGSVHILSASGQLIDQFHTGAAISGLTVATIDGKGALVVATDQGVDAWRITE; encoded by the coding sequence ATGGCACATGGCCCTTTCCGTCTGACACGTTCGCTTACGTTGATATTGGCTCTCCCCTTGGTGAGTGCCGCGCTTGCCACGCAAGGCGGTTGCAATCGCGCGACGAGCAAACCGATTGCCCCGCCTCCCACGGCGCGGCAACTGCTCGATCGCATGGTCGAGGCTTATCGCAAGGCGCACAGCTACGCGGACAGCGGGCAGTTGCGCCTCGCGTACCGCAAGCAAGGGGCTGACCTCACCACGCAAACCGCCGACGAATCGGTCACGTTCGTGCGTCCCAACAAGCTGCGCATGCACTGTTACCAGGCGATCGTCGTTTGTGACGGGAAGCAATTGCGCGCGACCGTCGCCGATCTGCCCGGGCAGGTGCTCGACGTGCCGGCGCCGGCGGAGCTGAAACGAGAAGACCTGTTCACCGACGAGATCCTGTCCGGGGTGCTCACTCAGGGACTGGCCGGCGAATCGATACAGTTGGCGCTGTTGATGCTCGACGACCCGCTCAAGCCGATTCTGGAAGGCGCCGAGGAGCCGACGTTGCTCCCCGCGCGCGAGCTCGATGGCGAAGAATGCCAGCGCGTGGAAGTCAAGCGCGGCGATGGCAGCGTGGTCTTCTGGATCGATCAGAAAGACATCTTGCGCCGCCTCGACTATCCGACCGACGAGTTGAAGAAGCAAATCTCGCAACATGAACAGGCGCACGTGAGCGAAGTATCGCTGTCTTGTGAATTCAAGGGCGCCCGCTTCAACGATCGCATCGCCGACGTAGCGTTCGAACTGGCAGTGCCCGAGGATGCGAAGCTGGTCAAACGCTTCCAGGTGCAGCCCGAGCCCATGCAGAAGCTTTTAGGTCAAAAGATCGCGGCTTTCGAATTCTTGGATCTCGAAGGAAAGCCGGTCACGCGCGACTCGCTCTCCGGCAAGGTGGTGGTCATCGATTTCTGGGCCACCTGGTGCGGCTGGTGCTTCAAGGGCTTGCCGAACCTGCAGCAGGTCTATGACCGCTACAAGGACAACGACCGTGTTGCCTTCCTCACGGTCAGCACCGACGAAGTGAGTGTCAGCAACAATGATCTGACGGCGGCGTTCGACAAGGCAAATCTCCACATGCCGATCGCCCGCGACGTCGATCAACACGCCCGGACGATGTTTGACGTGCAGGGGCTGCCGACGATGTTCATCCTGGCTGCCGACGGCACGGTGGAATCGATCGACGTCGGCTTCCAGCCGAAGCTGGCCGTGGAGTTGCCGCGGAAGATCGATCGGCTGCTCGCCGGCGACAGTCTGTATCAACAGGCGCTGCGCGAGCACCAGGCTCGGCAGCAGGCGTTCGAGACCTCGCTCGAATCGGGGAACGCCGGCGCGACCGATACGGTCGAGATTCCCAAGGCGCACATCGCGGAGCGTAGCGAGCCGCAACAGCTGAAACTGCAACTGCTGTGGCACTCGGACGAGGCGACCAAGCCCGGCAATCTGTTGCCGGTCGAACAGCCCGGCGGCGAGGCGCGGATCTATGTGAACGACGGTTGGCGCACGGTCGTTGCCCTGAACGACAAGGGACAACTGGCGGGACAATTCCAACTGGACATTCCCGAGGAAGCCGCCGTCAGCTTTTTACGCACGGCCACCGATGCGCAGGGCCAGCGCTATTTCGCCGGCTCGGCGAGCGCCCAGCAGCAGCTGTTCGTTTTCGATGGCGAGTTCCGAAAGATTCTCAGCTTTCCGGAAGGAGAGCACGCGGGGATTTCCGATCTCCGCCTGGCCGATATGGACGGCAATGGCCAGGTGGAACTAAGCGTTGGCTACTGGGGTACCGTCGGCGTGCAGAGTGTCACGCTCGAAGGCCAGCGCCGCTGGGCTGACCGGGCGCTGGAAAATGTCTTTTGCCTGGCCGTGACCGGGCCCAGTGACGGCGGACGTCGCGGCCTATGGGCTGCCGACGGTCGCGGCATGATCGTGCCGATCGACGACGACGGCAAGGACGGCTCGCCCATCTCGCTGAACGGTCGCTTCCTGCGCTGGGTGGCGCTCGCCGATCTCGACGGCGACGGCCAAACCGAATGCTGTGCCATCGCCTCGACGAAAATCGGCGTGGAAGCCGCCGTCGGCCTCTCGCCCACCGGTGATTTGCTGTGGAACTATGATCTACCGGTTGGCGCTCACGCCAACGCGGCGCTCGAGATGGTCGCAGCGGGCGCGCTTGGCAATAGCGGCAAGTGGGTGCTGGCCGGCTCTGATGGCTCGGTGCATATCCTGAGTGCCAGCGGTCAGTTGATCGACCAGTTCCACACCGGCGCCGCGATCTCGGGCCTGACCGTGGCCACGATCGACGGAAAGGGCGCGCTCGTGGTTGCAACCGATCAAGGCGTCGACGCCTGGCGCATCACCGAGTAG
- the pgk gene encoding phosphoglycerate kinase has protein sequence MSVTPAQLIPWCQALVDPDQFQPAQPLESYLQAIPRLSSLADVPNGTTVLIRGDVDAKPGPKIGEGDIRLRSMVPTLRYGRERGWKQVIFGHIGRKPEGSLKAVAARIGELLDAKVELITDWWDEASQAVAPAAAAAIRAAQPGSILVLDNTRRYKIERVLWDATADDVPKLAESLARFANQLAENVARVYVNEALSAGSLDSSSTIVPAAMDRVALGEYVAHEFDGPMRRCLATELVIFSGLKADKLDDLEAMIARGTIRWVFTAGSLAMALKKAEALAEGRDFSLGVAEDPAHADKPYFIPAERIEQARRMLLAGKAKGIEFVLPIDFVLADGRVSSTIGPGEQQFDVGPGTSELFELKVGQFIAGVRNQPGRTAPAVAFHNGVFGMFEDPRFEQGTRRFIEQLKRMKEAGVEVYIGGGEGGTALERYGKPDWVTHTFTAGGTVLNALGAKPVPYLQALARAAAKK, from the coding sequence ATGTCCGTGACCCCCGCGCAGTTGATTCCCTGGTGCCAGGCGCTCGTCGATCCCGATCAGTTTCAGCCCGCACAGCCGTTGGAAAGTTATTTGCAGGCGATCCCACGGCTCTCCTCACTGGCCGACGTGCCGAACGGGACCACGGTATTGATTCGCGGCGACGTCGACGCCAAGCCGGGACCGAAAATCGGCGAAGGGGATATCCGCCTCCGCTCGATGGTGCCGACCCTGCGCTACGGCCGCGAGCGCGGCTGGAAGCAAGTGATCTTTGGTCACATCGGCCGCAAACCCGAGGGGTCGCTCAAGGCGGTGGCCGCGCGGATCGGCGAATTGTTGGATGCGAAAGTCGAACTGATCACCGATTGGTGGGATGAAGCTTCGCAGGCGGTCGCACCGGCCGCCGCCGCGGCAATACGCGCCGCGCAGCCGGGGAGCATTTTGGTGCTCGATAACACGCGCCGCTACAAGATCGAGCGCGTGTTGTGGGACGCGACCGCCGACGATGTACCGAAGCTTGCCGAGTCGCTGGCGCGCTTTGCGAATCAGCTGGCCGAAAACGTCGCCCGCGTGTACGTGAACGAAGCGCTGTCGGCCGGCAGCCTCGATTCGTCGAGCACGATCGTCCCGGCCGCGATGGATCGGGTCGCGCTGGGAGAATATGTTGCCCACGAGTTCGACGGCCCGATGCGCCGCTGCCTGGCCACGGAGCTGGTGATCTTCAGCGGACTGAAGGCCGACAAGCTCGACGATCTCGAGGCGATGATCGCCCGTGGCACGATCCGCTGGGTCTTCACGGCCGGCTCGCTGGCCATGGCATTGAAAAAGGCCGAGGCGCTGGCCGAAGGACGCGACTTCTCGCTAGGCGTGGCCGAGGATCCCGCCCACGCCGACAAACCTTATTTCATTCCTGCCGAGCGGATCGAACAGGCGCGGCGCATGCTGCTGGCCGGAAAGGCCAAGGGAATCGAATTCGTCCTGCCGATCGACTTCGTGCTGGCCGACGGCCGCGTCTCGTCCACGATCGGGCCGGGCGAGCAGCAGTTCGACGTGGGGCCGGGCACGAGCGAGCTGTTTGAGCTGAAGGTCGGGCAGTTCATCGCCGGCGTGCGCAATCAGCCCGGACGCACGGCGCCCGCCGTCGCGTTCCATAACGGCGTCTTTGGAATGTTCGAGGATCCGCGCTTCGAGCAAGGGACGCGCCGTTTCATCGAGCAACTGAAGCGCATGAAGGAAGCCGGCGTCGAAGTCTATATCGGCGGCGGCGAGGGGGGCACGGCGCTGGAACGGTATGGCAAGCCCGACTGGGTCACCCACACCTTTACCGCCGGCGGCACGGTGCTCAATGCCCTGGGGGCCAAGCCGGTGCCGTATCTGCAGGCGCTAGCGCGGGCGGCCGCGAAGAAGTAA
- a CDS encoding Hpt domain-containing protein: MSTRMTPPEGLLYSSLAFDADMAPLVHLFVDDLPDRAKSLLDRLQASDFEGLRRLAHQMSGAAGSYGFAEITTEAAALEAIITRGGAEDEIAAGVNAVIDLLRRARSGTGEDSVVDSSF; this comes from the coding sequence ATGTCCACGCGCATGACGCCGCCCGAGGGACTGCTTTACTCTTCGTTGGCCTTCGATGCTGACATGGCCCCGCTGGTCCATTTGTTCGTCGATGATCTGCCCGATCGTGCGAAATCGTTGCTCGATCGCCTGCAGGCTTCGGATTTCGAAGGATTGCGCCGGCTGGCCCACCAGATGAGCGGCGCCGCGGGCAGTTACGGTTTCGCGGAAATCACGACCGAGGCCGCGGCACTCGAAGCGATCATCACCCGCGGTGGCGCGGAAGACGAGATCGCGGCCGGAGTCAACGCCGTGATCGATCTATTGCGCCGCGCTCGCAGTGGCACCGGCGAGGATTCCGTCGTAGACAGCAGCTTCTAG
- a CDS encoding DUF1598 domain-containing protein, which yields MLSRPLPAALRLRPFHQARGFLIRSLALLLAASLLVAPATLAAADAQGGLLGEQLAAGEFGPAIELARDQSPVDRDNSFAEIAKAQALAGARAAAYDTAAEVTDGRVRSRLLSELSSMPVDVEGRGGSPFAQYGPLMNMITSTIQPDTWDDNGGPGSIQPFQNGVYVDAEGVMRRMKKIENSDFLAEERLAAMHELVSDNVRQPSPLRKISLPRLEREIQIRLAAGQPLDEEMLVLGGLKRIQYVLAYPESGDLVVAGPASDWKLDAESRPVSVEDGQPMVRLDHLLVLLRRKGGDFACSIVPTDEGLAKAQNFVNASSGKALQPGQRGKWLDELRKQLGRQDVVFEGIDPHSNVAQALLAADYHMKLIGIGLEPGTLKVPSYLSMVRVEPGQAAPPMDVLRWWFTLKYDALVASAARDAFEIRGQGVQVLSENELLTQTGQQVHTGRSDALNQQFAQNFTKDFASLAAKYPLYADLRNIFDLALVTELLRTEGLPEQVGWHPTSFTNNSELPTAVENVPQAVDTVINHRIVQKVNIIAAVSGGVHVDPRSVVKRDKIQSDNRGRLNSERERSVPTGVPHRSWWWD from the coding sequence ATGCTTTCTCGGCCCCTGCCGGCAGCGCTTCGGTTGCGCCCATTTCACCAGGCACGCGGCTTCTTGATTCGTAGCCTGGCCTTACTGCTCGCAGCCTCATTGCTGGTCGCGCCCGCCACATTAGCGGCCGCCGACGCGCAAGGCGGCTTGCTGGGCGAGCAATTGGCTGCCGGCGAGTTTGGGCCGGCCATCGAGCTCGCGCGCGATCAATCGCCCGTCGATCGCGATAACTCCTTCGCCGAGATCGCCAAGGCACAAGCACTCGCCGGCGCCCGCGCGGCTGCTTACGACACCGCCGCGGAAGTCACCGACGGCCGGGTTCGTAGCCGACTGCTTTCCGAATTGTCGTCGATGCCTGTCGACGTCGAAGGACGTGGCGGCAGCCCCTTCGCTCAATACGGGCCGCTGATGAACATGATCACGTCCACGATTCAGCCCGACACGTGGGACGACAACGGCGGCCCCGGCTCGATCCAGCCCTTTCAAAACGGGGTGTATGTCGACGCCGAGGGCGTGATGCGGCGGATGAAGAAGATCGAGAATTCCGACTTCCTGGCCGAAGAACGCCTGGCCGCGATGCACGAACTGGTGAGCGACAACGTGCGCCAGCCCTCACCGCTGCGCAAGATCTCGCTGCCGCGTCTGGAGCGAGAGATTCAGATTCGGCTGGCCGCAGGGCAGCCGCTCGACGAAGAAATGCTGGTGCTGGGCGGATTGAAGCGCATCCAATACGTGCTCGCCTACCCCGAGTCGGGCGACCTGGTCGTGGCCGGCCCGGCCAGCGATTGGAAGCTGGACGCCGAGTCGCGCCCGGTAAGCGTCGAAGACGGCCAACCCATGGTGCGTCTCGACCATCTGCTCGTGCTTCTGCGACGCAAAGGCGGTGATTTCGCCTGTTCCATCGTGCCGACCGACGAAGGCCTGGCCAAAGCGCAGAATTTCGTCAACGCATCGAGCGGCAAAGCGTTGCAGCCCGGCCAGCGCGGCAAATGGCTCGACGAGCTGCGCAAGCAGCTGGGCCGGCAAGATGTGGTTTTCGAAGGCATCGACCCACATAGCAACGTGGCCCAGGCCCTGTTGGCGGCCGATTATCACATGAAGCTGATCGGCATCGGCCTCGAGCCCGGCACGCTGAAAGTCCCCAGTTACCTGAGCATGGTCCGCGTCGAGCCCGGCCAGGCGGCGCCGCCGATGGACGTGTTGCGCTGGTGGTTCACGCTGAAGTACGACGCGCTGGTGGCCAGCGCCGCCCGCGACGCCTTCGAAATTCGCGGCCAGGGCGTGCAAGTGCTCAGCGAAAATGAATTGCTGACGCAGACGGGCCAGCAGGTGCACACGGGCCGCTCGGACGCGCTCAATCAGCAGTTCGCGCAGAACTTCACCAAGGATTTTGCGTCGCTGGCGGCCAAGTACCCGCTGTACGCCGATCTGCGAAATATTTTCGACCTGGCGCTAGTCACCGAGCTGCTGCGAACCGAGGGGTTGCCCGAGCAGGTCGGCTGGCATCCCACGAGCTTCACGAACAATAGCGAGCTGCCGACGGCGGTGGAGAACGTTCCGCAAGCCGTGGACACCGTGATCAATCACCGCATCGTGCAGAAGGTGAACATCATCGCGGCCGTCAGCGGTGGCGTACACGTCGACCCGCGGTCGGTCGTCAAGCGCGACAAGATCCAGTCCGACAATCGCGGCCGCCTCAACAGCGAACGCGAACGCTCGGTGCCCACGGGCGTGCCGCATCGCAGTTGGTGGTGGGACTAA
- a CDS encoding DedA family protein: MFDILQLEHASYLGIIVVLILTGAGLPVPEEVPIIAAGVASFYGQMNPWLALASCFVGALLGDCVMYSIGYHFGHNVLRDHPWCARFLKPEREAHIEEMISQHGWKVFLAARFLVGLRSPVYLTAGILRVPFRRFVLVDLFCAALVICTFFGLSYLFAERITGWFQRIRNAEVAITVLVAAAAVAVVLFFYVRHRRRLARIRVRRQLRSLRLGAAEAVSERKNAG; this comes from the coding sequence ATGTTTGATATCCTCCAGCTCGAGCACGCCTCTTATCTGGGCATCATCGTGGTCCTGATCCTCACGGGGGCGGGTCTGCCAGTGCCCGAAGAAGTGCCGATCATCGCGGCGGGCGTCGCCTCTTTCTACGGCCAGATGAACCCTTGGCTGGCGCTCGCCTCGTGCTTTGTCGGCGCCCTGCTGGGCGATTGCGTCATGTACTCGATCGGCTACCACTTCGGCCACAACGTGTTGCGCGACCATCCGTGGTGTGCGCGATTCTTAAAGCCGGAGCGCGAGGCTCATATCGAGGAGATGATCAGCCAGCATGGATGGAAAGTCTTCCTCGCGGCGCGTTTCCTGGTGGGCCTGCGCTCGCCTGTTTATTTGACGGCCGGCATCCTGCGCGTGCCGTTCCGCCGATTCGTCCTGGTCGATTTGTTCTGCGCGGCGCTCGTGATCTGCACGTTTTTCGGGCTGAGCTACCTGTTCGCCGAACGAATCACGGGCTGGTTCCAACGGATCCGCAACGCCGAGGTCGCGATCACCGTGCTCGTCGCCGCGGCCGCGGTCGCGGTCGTGTTGTTTTTCTACGTGCGGCATCGCCGTCGCCTGGCTCGGATTCGCGTCCGGCGGCAATTGCGGTCGTTGCGCTTGGGAGCCGCCGAGGCGGTGTCCGAGCGAAAGAATGCCGGCTAG